The DNA sequence TACTGAGATTAGCAACATAATGTGCTTTTCTAAAAGGAAAGTGCTAAATGGCTCTAATTTAGGCTGGGGAGTCGGTTTGTAACCTGAAGACTGGGGTGCATATTACATTATTTGGCTTTAGAGGATACACTTTGATCAGGAAATCAAGAAAGCCAGATTAGGTAACAACATAAGCTAAAGTTCAATACTCATCTGTCCTTATCAGCCAGCCCATAGCTCTGACCGCCTGGAAATAAGGTTTGCGATATTTTATAGATTCAGTATAATGGAACCATGTTAATGATTATAGTATAGGTCGTCACGGTATATTTCATCTGCCTGATTGGATAGCAGAATATGGTTCGAGTAAGAGTAGACCACCCGGCTACCAATAACTTATTCTCTGTAAACCCTTCTCTAGCCAGACAGTGGCATCCCACCAAGAATGGACAACTCACTCCCAGAGATGTTACCCCGCACTCCAGCAGGAGGGTCTGGTGGATTTGCGCCAAGGGGCATGAATGGCAGGCGACGATCGCTCGCCGAAGCGATAGAACCGGTTGCCCGTACTGTGCGGGACACGCCGTATGCGAAGATAACTGTCTGGCGACATTGAACCCATCTCTAGCCAGGCAGTGGCATCCAACCAGGAATGGTCAACTCACTCCGAAAGATGTTACTCAGTACTCATATAAGAAGGTCTGGTGGATTTGTTCTAAGGGGCACGAATGGCAGGCAAGAATTTGTAACAGAAGCAGGGGAGCCGGCTGCCCTTATTGTATCGGCAAAGCTGTATGCGATGATAACTGCCTGGCCACATTGAACCCAGAGCTGGCCCAGCAGTGGTATCCCCCCAAGAATGGACAACTCACTCCGAAGGATGTGCCCCCCCACTCCAGTAAGAAGGTCTGGTGGCTGTGCCCCAATGGTCATGTGTGGAGGGCTAGTGTTGACCGCAGAAGTCGAGGCGTGGGCTGTCCCTACTGTGCCGGGCAAGCCGTATGCGATGATAACTGTCTGGCTACGCTTAACCCATCTTTAGCCAGACAGTGGCATCCCACTAAGAATGGTCAACTCACTCCGAATGACGTTACCGCAAACTCCAGGAAGAAAGTTTGGTGGCTGTGCCCCAATGGTCATGTGTGGAGGGCTAGTGTTGACCGCAGAAGTCGAGGCGTGGGCTGTCCCTACTGTGCCGGGCAAGCCGTATGCGATGATAACTGTCTGGCTACGCTTAACCCATCTTTAGCCAGACAGTGGCATCCCACTAAGAATGGTCAACTCACTCCGAATGACGTTACCGCAAACTCCAGGAAGAAAGTTTGGTGGCTATGCCCGGAAGGACATGAATGGCAGTCCTTGATTACCAGCAGGAACTATGGATCGGGTTGTCCTTATTGTACCAGAAAACCACGCAAGTAAGACTAGTTGTCAACGGTGTATTTCGATATAAAAGAAGAGCCCCCCGAGAATCTCGGGGGGCTCTTTCAGTCTCTAAGATTCGAAGCGAGAAGGGCTAGGAGTTAGGATGATCTCCTGCTCCGAACAATCAGGACAATGACCACCACAATCAGCGCCGCTCCGATGCCGATCACAGCGTAGATCCAGGTTGGGGTTATCTGCTGGACCGGAGGTATGTTGATTTCCGGTGGTGGTGTTGGTGCCGGGGGCTCAACGATAACCTCTTCAGCAGCGATGGCAAAAGTGCCGACATCGCTCTGGCTCATCATGGTGTTGTCCTTCCAGGCGGTTACCTGCCAGTAGTAGGTGGTCTCGTAGTCCAGGGTGCCCGAGTAGGCGTAGGCGGTACCGCTGACATCAGCACTGGCCAGGGCGCCGGAGAGGTCGGGGTTAGCCGAGAGGACGAAGCTGTAGGTGGTGGCGTCGTAGACGCTGCTCCAGGAGAAGCCGACTCCGGTGCGCTGAGTAACTACCGCGCCCTGTTCGGGGGCGATCAGCTGAACCGCGTTAGCCGAAGAGGCCTCAACGGTGAAGCTCCAGGTCTCGGACCAGGGGCTGTGGACGCACTCGTCGGTCTCGGTGTTGGCCTCTCTAACGTGCCAGGTGTAGGTGCGGCCGCACTCCAGAGGTGACTGGTAGCCGCTGGTACAGCTATCCACATATTTCTCAGTACCGTTCCAGTAGAGTGTGGGCGGGTCGCCGCTGATCTCGATCTCCTCGATGGAAGCGATGACGTTGCCGTCCTCGTCCATGATCTCGATGTCGTAGCTGCAGGCCAGGCACATTCTCTCCCACTCGAAGGTGAGCGCAGCGCTTGAGCAGCTGGCGCAGACGTCGCAGGCCACGATGGCCCCGTCCTCAGGGGAGGTCAGTTCCGGGCCGTGTTTGGCAGCGCAGTCCTCGTAGCTCCAGAGCAGGCCGCAGTTCTCGCCGATGACATCGTAGAAATCCCAGTCGATGGCCCAGAGTACGGAGTTGGTGTCCGGGCTAAGGCAGCCGCAGATGCGCAGTGATGAAGGCTCGGGACCGAACCATTCACCCTCCTCTAATTGCCAGTCAACGTCGTCACACCTATCTTGAGGGGATAACCCGGCTATCAGGTAGTCCCAGTCCTCGGTGCCGCAGCAGTCGGTCTCGCAGGGGGTCAGGTTGCGGGCCACGCCGCTGTACACATCGTACCCATTACCAATATCACCTTCGCCGAAACGGTCGCAGAGACAATCCGAGTCTTCGACCAGAATCTCGTAGCTGGAGGCATACAGGGTGCCCTCGCGGGCAACCACGATGCCGGTATAGTAAGTATCCAGGGCATTGAGGTCATCCCAGGCGCCTTCGCTGAGGTCGGTGCGGAAGATG is a window from the Dehalococcoidales bacterium genome containing:
- a CDS encoding zinc-ribbon domain-containing protein, whose amino-acid sequence is MVRVRVDHPATNNLFSVNPSLARQWHPTKNGQLTPRDVTPHSSRRVWWICAKGHEWQATIARRSDRTGCPYCAGHAVCEDNCLATLNPSLARQWHPTRNGQLTPKDVTQYSYKKVWWICSKGHEWQARICNRSRGAGCPYCIGKAVCDDNCLATLNPELAQQWYPPKNGQLTPKDVPPHSSKKVWWLCPNGHVWRASVDRRSRGVGCPYCAGQAVCDDNCLATLNPSLARQWHPTKNGQLTPNDVTANSRKKVWWLCPNGHVWRASVDRRSRGVGCPYCAGQAVCDDNCLATLNPSLARQWHPTKNGQLTPNDVTANSRKKVWWLCPEGHEWQSLITSRNYGSGCPYCTRKPRK